In one Pseudodesulfovibrio tunisiensis genomic region, the following are encoded:
- a CDS encoding TRAP transporter substrate-binding protein has protein sequence MKRLMLVLAVAALLSAALPGPSQAGTRLTYSNFFPPTHVQSELAEEWCREVEKRTNGEVVIDYFPGGTLTKARQCYDGVVEGMSDIGMSAPAYSRGRFPVMEAVDLPLGYTSGTDATRVANAVYAEFTPAEFKDVQVMYFHAHGPGLLHSAKAPVRTLEDLKGMKLRATGNSGKVVKALGGTPVAMSMPDSYQAIQKGVVNGGMYPEETNKGWRMAEVVDYCTDSTAVAYTTTFFVVMNRDRWESLSPEAQKAIAELNREWAERHGQAWDQADVEGREFFKARGGTLISLSPEETTRWKDAVAPILEDYVRNAEAKGVNGRKVVDFTTGELAR, from the coding sequence ATGAAACGTCTGATGCTGGTTCTCGCAGTCGCCGCACTCCTCTCCGCGGCCCTGCCCGGTCCTTCCCAGGCCGGAACCCGGCTGACCTACTCGAATTTCTTCCCGCCCACCCACGTCCAGTCCGAACTGGCCGAGGAATGGTGCCGCGAAGTGGAAAAACGCACCAATGGCGAAGTGGTCATCGACTACTTCCCGGGCGGCACCCTGACCAAGGCAAGACAATGTTATGACGGCGTGGTCGAAGGCATGTCCGACATCGGCATGTCCGCCCCGGCCTATTCGCGCGGCCGCTTCCCGGTCATGGAGGCCGTGGACCTGCCTTTGGGCTACACCTCGGGCACGGACGCCACGCGCGTTGCCAATGCCGTATACGCGGAATTCACGCCTGCGGAGTTCAAGGACGTGCAGGTCATGTATTTCCACGCCCACGGCCCGGGCCTGCTCCATTCGGCCAAGGCCCCGGTGCGCACGCTTGAAGACCTCAAGGGCATGAAACTCCGCGCCACGGGCAATTCCGGCAAGGTGGTCAAGGCCCTCGGCGGCACACCGGTGGCCATGTCCATGCCCGACTCGTATCAGGCCATCCAGAAGGGTGTGGTCAACGGCGGCATGTACCCGGAAGAGACCAACAAGGGCTGGCGCATGGCCGAAGTCGTGGACTACTGCACCGACTCCACTGCCGTGGCCTACACCACCACGTTTTTCGTGGTCATGAACCGGGACCGCTGGGAATCCCTTTCCCCGGAAGCGCAAAAGGCCATTGCCGAACTGAATCGGGAATGGGCCGAACGCCACGGGCAGGCATGGGATCAGGCCGACGTGGAAGGCCGGGAATTCTTCAAGGCCAGGGGCGGCACCCTGATATCCCTCTCGCCCGAGGAAACCACGCGCTGGAAGGACGCGGTTGCCCCGATTCTGGAAGACTATGTCAGGAATGCCGAGGCCAAGGGCGTGAACGGCCGGAAAGTCGTGGACTTCACCACCGGCGAACTGGCCCGCTAG
- a CDS encoding TRAP transporter small permease translates to MQTLIIILGRLETVMKIVAACCLMGMALVTGADVLGRGAMNTPLFGSEEIVTILAVLVMGMALPYAHSQGSHIGVEVVMRRFSRKVRARVKCFTDLCACVLFGIVAWRMALYAASLERSGQVSMNLELPTYWVVHALAFGFLAFSLCLLKDTLIFFTKESR, encoded by the coding sequence ATGCAGACGCTCATCATCATACTGGGCAGACTGGAAACCGTCATGAAGATCGTGGCAGCATGCTGTCTCATGGGCATGGCGCTGGTCACGGGCGCGGACGTGCTCGGCCGGGGAGCCATGAACACGCCCCTGTTCGGGTCCGAGGAAATCGTGACCATTCTGGCCGTGCTCGTCATGGGCATGGCCCTGCCCTATGCCCATTCGCAGGGCAGTCACATCGGAGTCGAGGTGGTCATGCGCCGCTTCAGCCGCAAGGTCCGGGCACGGGTCAAATGCTTCACCGACCTGTGCGCCTGCGTCCTGTTCGGCATCGTTGCGTGGCGCATGGCCCTGTACGCGGCCAGTCTCGAACGTTCGGGACAGGTGTCCATGAATCTGGAACTGCCCACCTACTGGGTGGTCCATGCCCTTGCCTTCGGCTTTCTGGCCTTTTCCCTGTGCCTGCTCAAGGACACGCTCATCTTCTTCACAAAGGAATCCCGGTAA